The genomic stretch TGTTTCTGTGGGGTGGGTGGTTGAGAGGAGAGGGGTCGGCTCTGCcggggtgaggggtggggtgtTGGTCTCAGGATGGGCGCACTGCACGGCACTGCTGAaattagttttctgttttctgaggtCCCCTGAACCTGCTAGGAGGGTGTTGTGAGGGAACTGGCTCAGCCCTCTGTGTAACACTGGTGCTGCCCTACTTGTGCCCAGTGGCACCCCTGCCTCTCGCAGGCTGTTGTTTTCTGCTTGTGAGAGCAAGTGCTTCCTTAGTGGTCAGAGGCGTGTGGGATGGTGGCGCAGTGGCCCCGTAACCCCAGCCCTCTCTCCTGGGGCGTTGTTGGGACATCCAGGACCAGCTGGGGAGGGGCATGTTTTACCAGGGGGATGAAGACCTCCAGGCTACCCTTTAAAATAAGTCGGGCGTGCAGCCTCGCCTACTGGGCCTGCCTGGCACCTGTGTCTGAATGGCTTTGTCCAATAAACGCAATGGCAGGGGAAGGCCACTTCACCTTCCAAGACGGCGTTAAATCCGGATGAAGAATGTTCTGAGCTGGAAAAGTGTCCTGTGGCTTATGGCTGGGGGCTGAGTCCCTGCTGCTTCTCCCTCCAGGGCctgagccaagattctgccaaAAGACTGCGCTTTGTGGCGGGAGTCATCTTTGTTGACGGTATGTGGGGCCATTGCTCCTCCTAATCCCTGGCCGCTTGGGGTATGCCCTGCGGATCCTCCCTCTGGTGTGGACCCTCCCTCTGGGGGACCCTCCCTCTGGTGTGGATCCTCCCTCTGGGGGACCCTCCCTCTGGTGTGGAGCCTCCCTGTGGGGGACCCTCCCTCTGGTGTGGAGCCTCCCTCTGGTGTGGACCCTCCCTCTGGTGTGGATCCTCCCTGTGGGGGACCCTCCCTCTGGTGTGGAGCCTCCCTCTGGTGTGGACCCTCCCTCTGGGTGGACCCTCCCTCTGGTGTGGAGCCTCCCTCTGGTGTGGATCCTCCCTCTGGGGGACCCTCCCTCTGGTGTGGAGCCTCCCTCTGGTGTGGACCCTCCCTCTGGTGTGGACCCTCCCTCTGGTGTGGACCTCCCTCTGGGGGGACCCTCCCTCTGGTGTGGAGCCTCCCTGTGGGGGGACCCTCCCTCTGGTGTGGACCCTCCCTCTGGTGTGGAGCCTCCCTCTGGTGTGGATCCTCCCTCTGGGGGGACCCTCCCTCTGGTGTGGAGCCTCCCTGTGGGGGGACCCTCCCTCTGGTGTGGACCCTCCCTCTGGTGTGGAGCCTCCCTCTGGTGTGGATCCTCCCTCTGGGGGACCCTCCCTCTGGTGTGGAGCCTCCCTCTGGTGTGGGCCTCCCTCTGGTGTGGACCCTCCCTCTGGTGTGGACCCTCCCTCTGGTGTGGACCCTCCCTCTGGGGGACCCTCCCTCTGGTGTGGACCCTCCCTCTGGTGTGGAGCCTCCCTGTGGGGGGACCTCCCTCTGGTGTGGACCCTCCCTCTGGTGTGGACCCCCTCCCCCCTCTGGGGACCTCCCTGGGGGACCCTCCCTCTGGTGTGGACCCCCTCCCCCCTCTGGTGTGGACCCCCTCTGGGGACCCTCCCTCTGGTGTGGACCTCCCCTGGGGACCCTCCCTCTGGGGGGGGTGGACCCTCCCTCTGGGGCCTCCCTCTGGGGGACCCTCCCTCTGGTGTGGAGCCTCCCTCTGGTGTGGATCTCCCTCTGGGGGACCCTCCCTCTGGTGTGGAGCCTGTCCTCCCTCTGGTGTGGACCCTCCCTCTGGTGTGGACCCTCCCTCTGGTGTGGACCCTCCCTCTCCTCTGGGGGACCCTCCCTCTGGTGTGGACCTCTGGGGGGCCCTCTGGTGTGGACCTCCCTCTGGTGTGGACCTCCCTCTGGTGTGGACCTCCCCCCTCCCTCTGGCCCTCCTCTGGGCCCCCCTGGTGGACCCTCCCTCTGGTGTGGACCCTCCCTCTGGTGTGGACCTCCCTGGGGGCCTCCCTCTGGGGGACCCTCCCTCTGGTGTGGAGCCTCCCTCTGGTGTGGACCCCCTCTGGTGTGACCCTCCCTCTGGTGCTGGGTGGAGCCTCCCTTGTGGGCCTCCCTGGGGGAGCCCCGTGGGGGACCCCCTCTGGGGGGACATGTTGAGCTGCTGGTGTCGCCCGTGCACTGAGGCCCTGGTGGGGACATTTCCCTGAAGGAGGCAGCGGATGTGTCCATCGTTAGGTGGCATCACTGTTGCTGGAGTCTAATAACTTCCTTAGAAAGTAGGGGGGTGGGAGCAGGAGCGGCGGCTGCCCAGTCCCTATCATGGGGTCTGGGGACAGAGAAGGGCGAGTTAAGTGCTGATGGTGAGGGGGGCCCAGGGGTCGCCTCCCCGACCCTTGCTCCTGCAGAACAAACTCTTGGGGTGTTCCCTGTAGTGCTGAGGTTGGCCACAAGAGAGAAAGCCCTGTCCAAAGGAAAATGGCCGACACCCCACCGCCCCGCCAGGAAGCACCGCCCTGCAGATCGAGGCCTCAAAGGGTGTCCCCAGGTGGAGGTGGCCCCGCTTCCTGCCCTGCCTGgctcctctctgagccttgacTCTTTCTGCCTGGGTTTTTCAGAGGGAGCAGCCTGTGGCCAGAGTCTAGAGGAGAGATCAAAGACCCTGGCCGAAGTGAAGCCCATTCTGCAAGCAACTGGGTTCCCATGGCACGTGGTGGCCTTagaggaggtgggagggctgTCCCTGGAAAGGGGTCCTGGAGGTGACATCTGGGGGGCACCTGCCTGTGTCCGAGCCTCACTGCCGTCTCCCGCATCATGGAAGGTGGGGCTGTCTGTGGGGGGCACCTGCCCTTGTCCCCGGCCTCACTGGCCTCTCCCTCATCCCGGAAGGTGTTCAGCCTGCCACCGTCGGTGCTTTGGTGCTCTGCCCAGGAGCCGGTGGGATCCGAGGGGGCCTACAAGGCGGCCGTGGACAGCTTCCTCCAGCAGCAGCATGTGCTGGGGGCCGGGGGTGGTCCTGGCCTGATACAAGGGGAGGAACAGCCACCCCCACCCACACGGGACCCCCAGAGCCTGGCAAGACCGCCTGCCACTGCCCAGACTGAGGCTCTTTCCCAACTGTTCTGCTCAGTGAGGACACTGACGGCCAAGGAGGAGCTTCTGCAGACCCTGAGGTGAGGCCCTGAGAGCCCCCCTTCCCCGGGCGCTAACTCCCTCAGACCCCTGAGGGCCCCCCTTCCCTGGGTCCTGACCCCCGCAGACCCCTGAGAGCCCCCCTTCCCTGGGTCCCAATCCCCCAGACCCCTGAGAGCCCCCTTCCCCAGGTCCTGATCTCCCCAGACCCCTGAGAGCcccccttccccaggccctgACCCCCAGACCCCTGAGAGCcccccttccccaggccctgACCCCCCAGACCCCTGAGGGCcccccttccccaggccctgACCCCCCAGACCCCTGAGGGCCCCCCTTCCCCGGGTCCTGACCTCCCAGACCCCTGAGAGCTCCCCTTCCCCAGGCCCTGATCCCCCAGACCCCTGAGAGCcccccttccccaggccctgACCCCCCCAGACCCCTGAGAGCCCCCCCTTCCCCGGGTCCTGACCCCCCAGACCCCTGAGAGCCCCCCTTCCCCGGGTCCTGCACCCCCCAGGCTCCTGAGATGCTCTGTGTTTTAGGACCCACCTGATCCTGCACATGGCCCGAGCCCACGGATACTCCAAGGTCATGACTGGGGACAGCTGCACACGCTTGGCCATCAAGCTCATGACCAACCTGGCACTGGGTCGAGGGGCCTTTCTGGCCTGGGATACGGTAGGCAGGGGTCTGGGTGTTCAGGAGGCCCATCCCCACCTTCACCCCTTTGGCCACCTTCAATGGAGAGTAGCCTCTCGCGTATCAGTTCTGCGGCCTCTTGGATGGTGGTAGGGGTCTGTGACCTTCCCTACctggcaggggaggaggggcGAGCACATTCGGGCCTTGACCTGGACCACACAGCCCCCGCCTCCCCCAGGGCTTCTCGGATGAGCGGCACGGGGACGTGGTGGTGGTGCGGCCCATGCGGGCCACACCCTGAAGGAGGTCGCTTTCTACAACCGCCTGTTCTCCGTCCCTTCTGTCTTCACACCAGCCGTCGACACCAAGGTGGGCCGTGTGGGCTGAGCAGCCTTTCACCATTGACTCCAGGGTGGGCCATGTGGGCTGGGCAGCCTCTCACAGGCTCAGGTCACCAGCACAGCTTCAGTGACTCCTGCTGTGGCCCCCAGCAGTGCCGCATCCTCTGAGCCCACCCTGTGCCCTGAGGGTGTGGGGGTGACAGGAGGACCCCCAGTGGGTGCACTGCTGAAGCCGGTTCTCTGGCTGCCTTGAGCAGTTGCAGCAAAGCCAGACCCATGTGGGCCAGCAGTGTGGAACTCACGGTACTTGCCCTGGGGACTCTGCCCCAGCCTGGGGCTGGCCTTTGGGATTTCCCGTAGCCCCCAATCTGATTGTCCCTAGGCCCCTGAAAAGGCCAGCATCCACCGGCTGATGGAGGCCTTCATCCTCAGGCTGCAGACCCAGTTCCCCTCCACTGTCAGCACTGTGTACAGGTGTGTGTACGGGGGTGTgcgggggtgtgtgtgggtgctGAGCTCACCACTCATGCTCAGGCCAGGGCTTAGGGTGGAGCCGCAGCCTGTGTGATTCACCTGCTCCTCCCACACCCCGGCCATAGGACAAGTGAGAAGCTGGTGAAGGCCCCCCGGGACGGCCCCGCTGCTGGCGACTCCAGCCCCCGCTGCCTCCTCTGCATGTGTGCCCTGGACGTCGATGCTGCTGGTCTGTTTCATGCTCTTGGGGTGATGAGGGGAGGGAGCCAGGGAGTGGGCGTGGGGGCTCAGCAGCCCCAGGCTCCCTCAGCCCCTTGCTCCCTCAGTGCCTCTCTGCTTGCAGACAGTGCCACAGCTTTTGGGGCTCAGACCTCCTCACGTCTCTCCCAGAGGCAGTCGCCCACGCCCCTGACTGAGACCCGGACACCCCCGGGGCCATGCTGTTCTCCAGgggtgggccaggcccagggggcCTGCAGGAGGTGAGTCCCTGTCCCTGTCACTCATGGCCAGCTGCATGGGGGAGGGGGATCTGCCCTTACCCACACTGCATGGCAGTGAGGTGCCAAGGTGGGCACACAGCCAGCTCTGCTCCTGCAGGGAGGACCCCCAAGCCTGCATTGAGGAGCATCTGTGCTACAGCTGCCGTGTGAACATGAAGGACTTGGTAAGTATGTGCCCACCTGTCCCGGGCCAGGCTTGGGGACACGGGAAGGCCGTCCCCTCATGGGT from Nomascus leucogenys isolate Asia chromosome 2, Asia_NLE_v1, whole genome shotgun sequence encodes the following:
- the CTU2 gene encoding LOW QUALITY PROTEIN: cytoplasmic tRNA 2-thiolation protein 2 (The sequence of the model RefSeq protein was modified relative to this genomic sequence to represent the inferred CDS: inserted 1 base in 1 codon), with the protein product MCQVGEDYGEPAPGEPPPAPRPSREQKCVKCKEAQPVVVIRAGDAFCRDCFKTFYVHKFRAMLGKNRLIFPGEKVLLAWSGGPSSSSMVWQVLEGLSQDSAKRLRFVAGVIFVDEGAACGQSLEERSKTLAEVKPILQATGFPWHVVALEEVFSLPPSVLWCSAQEPVGSEGAYKAAVDSFLQQQHVLGAGGGPGLIQGEEQPPPPTRDPQSLARPPATAQTEALSQLFCSVRTLTAKEELLQTLRTHLILHMARAHGYSKVMTGDSCTRLAIKLMTNLALGRGAFLAWDTGFSDERHGDVVVVRPMRXHTLKEVAFYNRLFSVPSVFTPAVDTKAPEKASIHRLMEAFILRLQTQFPSTVSTVYRTSEKLVKAPRDGPAAGDSSPRCLLCMCALDVDAADSATAFGAQTSSRLSQRQSPTPLTETRTPPGPCCSPGVGQAQGACRREDPQACIEEHLCYSCRVNMKDLPSLDPLPPYILAEAQLRTQRAWVLQEIRDCLIEDSDDEAGQS